The Chloroflexota bacterium genome contains a region encoding:
- a CDS encoding VOC family protein, producing the protein MSHRPRVRTCLWFDSQGEEAARFYVSLLPDSRIETVSRPEPDGPALTVDFILAGAPYQVLNGGPIFPHTPAASISVLTKDQAETDALWAALVADGGKEGQCGWLTDRFGVSWQIVPEPLLEMQNAPDRAAALRAQQAMLQMGKIDVAALEAAFRGEFEGEG; encoded by the coding sequence GTGAGCCACAGGCCCAGGGTCCGTACCTGCCTCTGGTTCGACAGCCAGGGCGAGGAGGCCGCGCGGTTCTACGTCTCGCTGCTGCCCGACAGCCGCATTGAAACCGTCTCGCGGCCCGAACCGGACGGCCCGGCGCTCACGGTGGACTTCATCCTCGCCGGCGCGCCGTACCAGGTGCTCAACGGCGGTCCGATATTCCCGCACACGCCGGCCGCGTCCATTTCGGTTCTCACGAAGGACCAGGCGGAGACAGACGCGCTCTGGGCCGCCCTGGTCGCAGATGGCGGCAAGGAAGGGCAGTGCGGCTGGCTGACCGACCGTTTCGGCGTTTCGTGGCAGATAGTGCCGGAACCGTTGCTCGAGATGCAGAACGCACCGGACCGGGCCGCCGCCTTGCGGGCGCAGCAGGCCATGCTACAAATGGGCAAGATCGACGTCGCCGCCCTGGAGGCCGCATTCCGCGGGGAGTTTGAAGGAGAGGGATGA